TAATGGTATCGCCTTTCACCGACATAGGTACCGAACACTGATCTGCGCTTCGGCACAATTTTAATGTGGTGTAATCTTCAACTTCAATGTCAATGCTCTCTTGTCTCACACCCGCTTTTAACACTAAGTCATCAGCAATCACCCACTTAGTTTGAAGATAACCCGCCAAGCTTTGCATATCCATTTCTGGTACCCAAATACGACCATCAACCATCGGCTGTGAGGTCACGTCATTTAGCGCGTCAATACCGTAAATAAGTGTTGCCGCTACATTATCAAAGTCTATAGCTGTATTAAATGTTGCTCGGGCACCTTGTTTTTCAGAAACGATTACTGATTGGCCACCAGTAAAGCCCGCCTCTGGGTTAGCTAAATTTGGAGAAAAGAAGAATATATTCTCAATGTCTTGCATATATGCATCGAGCGTAAGTTGTGTGTTCGTAAAGACCGCATAATCAGTGTATTTTAACGTGATATTTTCGTTACCCGCAGGACCTTGAGGCTTACCTTTTTTTTGTAATTCCGGAGCAACGTGTTGGGCATATGATTTTTCGCCACTATTAATATTTCCAAACACATCGCCTAGATCAGTTTTTTGCTGTGAACTGTAATAGTTGTAACTAAACTGCAATTGCTTATCTTCATCAAAATCATATCCCAGTTTAGTAAAGTAATTTTCTGTTACGGCATCTGACAAACCATATTGCAGCCCAAGGATATCGCCTTCAGCATCGCGTTGTACGCCATTTTCTTCATAACCTATAGTCGCAAGGTAGCTAAATTTGTCGGCACGACCATTAATTGCCGCTGATATACGAGCACCGCCACTTTCTGCCAGTTTAACCGCACTGAAACGACTAGAAAGACTCACCTCACCTTCTACCTGTCCATCAGCTTGAGCTTGCTTTGTGATGTAGTTAATAATCCCGCCAGACGCACCATTACCGTAGATAGATGTTGCACCTTTGATCACTTCAATGCGGGCAATAGCGCTTGCATCCAATGTTCTGATACCAAGCGAACCATTTCGCAGTGGTGTTGATTGTGGCACGCCATCAATCATGACCAATGGCGCTCGACCGCGAAGCCCTTGGCCTGTGTTACTAGAGCTACCTGTATCAGGTGCTAAACCAGGCACTATTTGCGCCAGTAAGTTTTGAAGCTCTGGGTTTACCTTGAGGTGGTCTTCAATTTGCTTTTGTGTGATCACAGTAATTGATGCCGGTACTTCATCAATACTTTCAAAAACACGGCTTCCAGAAACAATTATCTGTTCTATTTCACTAGTGTTTGATTCTGACTGACTAACTTCATTAGCCATTGATGCGCAACTAACAGCCATAGCAATTAAGGTAAACGAACTTCTAAACATGAATATCCTTGATATTTTTGGAACTTAAATTTCGCGGCGCATGTTAAATCCAAAAGCGCCTAGAATCAACGCAAATGATAATCAATATCAATTAAATTAATATTTTCATAATGTAGGTGCGAAATTAAATTTTTATTCAGTCGGGTCAAAGTTTTTAAAGCACTTAAACAGCGCAAATATTTGCTGCTTAGATGCTGTGATTAAATGGCAAATTCGGTTATGCTATCGAACAATTTTTTATTAATTTGCAAGAAGTCTGGAAACATAGATGCAAGAGCAATATAACCCGCAAGACATTGAGTCAAAAGTCCAACAGTATTGGGAAGAAAACAAGACGTTTAAAGTCGTAGAAGACGAGAGCAAAGAGAAGTATTACTGCCTC
The Pseudoalteromonas phenolica genome window above contains:
- a CDS encoding TonB-dependent receptor; the encoded protein is MFRSSFTLIAMAVSCASMANEVSQSESNTSEIEQIIVSGSRVFESIDEVPASITVITQKQIEDHLKVNPELQNLLAQIVPGLAPDTGSSSNTGQGLRGRAPLVMIDGVPQSTPLRNGSLGIRTLDASAIARIEVIKGATSIYGNGASGGIINYITKQAQADGQVEGEVSLSSRFSAVKLAESGGARISAAINGRADKFSYLATIGYEENGVQRDAEGDILGLQYGLSDAVTENYFTKLGYDFDEDKQLQFSYNYYSSQQKTDLGDVFGNINSGEKSYAQHVAPELQKKGKPQGPAGNENITLKYTDYAVFTNTQLTLDAYMQDIENIFFFSPNLANPEAGFTGGQSVIVSEKQGARATFNTAIDFDNVAATLIYGIDALNDVTSQPMVDGRIWVPEMDMQSLAGYLQTKWVIADDLVLKAGVRQESIDIEVEDYTTLKLCRSADQCSVPMSVKGDTINYDAATFNFAIKYNGYEQFSPFASYSQGSDVSDIGRLLRTATVKDIGLIQTDASITDNYEVGFNSQLENLRFEFALFKSTSELGTSSVFNEKTGVYEPVRAPQRIWGYEALVDYKLSQTLDLRATYSFVEGKNTANNTYLGGRQIAPPKFTASLNWQANDTLSMALNWLYVGDRKRFEMNDKNQYVADQGPIDSYNVLSASASYQLSHNFNTYMGIENLLNNNYYPARAQAYAYGGYNVKGLGRTITLGVKYSF